Proteins found in one Triticum urartu cultivar G1812 chromosome 4, Tu2.1, whole genome shotgun sequence genomic segment:
- the LOC125554206 gene encoding uncharacterized protein LOC125554206, whose protein sequence is MHTHHMSRSESEPHITHATPAGIIEMATGVGNGSGPSTNDALQSILAAARPFLRGDLAAVDPELPSLVSVLVSAGAGECYHKHGTFLAHLLDVYRILRLWGAPDAVARCGLFHSSYSNSYVNLAIFEPDVSRARVRAIVGAAAERLVHIFCIVPRHALMHDDLHLRYTDAELRDHLAAAEASLQAARSGGARPEDKAEPWRAKLRSVVPEEGVVVPHIRTGEPVGLSRRVLAVFVLMTVADFSDQYTDYQDKLFHNDDGRLEFAGDNWAALWPGTGKPGLWVSAMSRLAALYRLIATDEQLRHMEEGSTKTTADEQDAGLELRIPPVFDRCSKVLDPGEQIAARDLYWEAICSDGKEGAESLLRRCIAKNPYVGEPWLVLAQVLLNGGGRWEEAEAAAAEGLRLVLEWGSSWDKRMSWEGWVSWGRVMRDKAKEKQWPRSAWGIINLGLVKHIHDD, encoded by the coding sequence ATGCACACACACCACATGAGCAGGAGTGAGAGTGAGCCACACATCACACACGCTACACCGGCCGGGATCATCGAAATGGCGACCGGCGTCGGCAACGGCAGTGGCCCATCGACGAACGACGCGCTCCAGTCGATCCTCGCCGCCGCGCGCCCGTTCCTCCGGGGCGACCTCGCGGCCGTCGACCCCGAGCTCCCCTCGCTCGTCTCCGTCCTCGtgtccgccggcgccggcgaGTGCTACCACAAGCACGGCACCTTCCTCGCGCACCTGCTCGACGTCTACCGCATCCTCCGCCTCTGGGGCGCGCCCGACGCCGTCGCCCGTTGCGGCCTCTTCCACTCCTCCTACTCCAACTCCTACGTCAACCTCGCCATCTTCGAGCCCGACGTCAGCCGCGCCCGCGTCCGCGCCATCGTCGGCGCCGCCGCCGAGCGGCTCGTGCACATCTTCTGCATCGTCCCGCGCCACGCGCTCATGCACGACGACCTCCACCTCCGCTACACCGACGCCGAGCTCCGCgaccacctcgccgccgccgaggcGTCCCTCCAGGCCGCGCGCTCCGGCGGGGCCAGGCCGGAGGACAAGGCGGAGCCGTGGCGCGCGAAGCTGCGGTCCGTGGTGCCGGAGGAGGGCGTGGTGGTGCCGCACATCCGGACGGGGGAGCCGGTCGGGCTGTCGCGGCGCGTGCTGGCGGTGTTCGTGCTGATGACCGTCGCCGACTTCAGCGACCAGTACACGGACTACCAGGACAAGCTGTTCCACAACGACGACGGCCGCCTCGAGTTCGCGGGCGACAACTGGGCCGCGCTCTGGCCGGGCACCGGCAAGCCGGGGCTGTGGGTGAGCGCCATGTCCAGGCTCGCCGCGCTGTACCGCCTCATCGCCACCGACGAGCAGCTCCGCCACATGGAAGAAGGGTCGACGAAGACGACGGCGGACGAGCAGGACGCGGGCCTGGAGCTTCGCATCCCGCCCGTGTTCGACCGGTGCAGCAAGGTGCTGGACCCCGGCGAGCAGATCGCGGCGAGGGACCTGTACTGGGAGGCGATCTGCAGCGACGGCAAGGAGGGCGCGGAGTCGCTGCTGCGGCGGTGCATCGCGAAGAACCCGTACGTGGGGGAGCCGTGGCTGGTGCTGGCTCAGGTGCTGCTCAACGGCGGAGGGAGGtgggaggaggcggaggcggcggcggcggaggggcTGAGGCTGGTGCTGGAGTGGGGCAGCAGCTGGGACAAGAGGATGTCGTGGGAGGGGTGGGTGTCGTGGGGGAGGGTGATGAGGGACAAGGCCAAGGAGAAACAATGGCCGCGCTCTGCCTGGGGCATCATCAACCTCGGACTCGTCAAGCACATCCACGACGACTAG